A region of Nerophis ophidion isolate RoL-2023_Sa linkage group LG28, RoL_Noph_v1.0, whole genome shotgun sequence DNA encodes the following proteins:
- the LOC133545589 gene encoding oocyte zinc finger protein XlCOF6.1-like yields the protein MVKKDPSKKKTKRHTPSDVSFSSSTQTLCCKKEEEEEEEEHSISQEREHIEGLVEFPVTCVPVKSEDYEVVGENEEPPSSSSTQHMTTEADGDHCGGSQADKLLAPLSDSEDTTSHSPDTDDEDSKDDKTCHTDNTHLKCSHCDKTFKYHCHLKTHMRRHTGEKPFTCSVCGKGFAESQSLKKHTILHTGEKSFICSICSKGFVQSCNLKVHMRTHTGEKPFICSICGKGFAQSSCLDKHRTMHTGEKKFICSICSKGFVLSNKLKTHMRTHTGEKPFSCSFCGKGFTVSQYLKVHLRTHTGEKRFICSICGKCFARSSCLEKHRTIHTGEKSFICSICSKRFGQSNHLNVHMRTHTGEKPFSCSICGKGFTESQHLKRHKRTHTGEKPFSCSICNRSFCERSNLVAHRRTHTGEKVLSCSVCGERFSYKYQCKKHKCAGENSSSK from the coding sequence ATGGTGAAGAAAGATCCATCAAAGAAGAAGACCAAGCGCCACACACCCTCAGACGTCTCCTTTTCTTCTTCGACACAGACCCTTTGCTgtaaaaaggaagaagaagaggaagaggaggaacacagcatcagtcaggagaGAGAGCATATTGAAGGACTGGTGGAGTTCCCAGTAACttgtgtccctgtgaagagtgaagattaTGAGGTTGTAGGTGAAAACgaggagcctccaagcagcagctcaacacaacacatgacaacagaagctgatggagaccactgtggaggatcacaagcagacaagctcttagctccactatcagatagtgaggacacaacgtcacactctcctgacactgatgatgaagactctaaagatgataagacatgtcacactgacaacactcacttgaaatgttctcactgtgacaaaacatttaaataccattgtcatctgaaaacacacatgagaagacacacaggagaaaaaccttttacctgttcagtatgtggtaaaggttttgcagaaagtcagagtttgaaaaaacacacaatattacacactggagaaaaatcttttatatgttcaatctgtagtaaaggctTTGTACAAAGttgcaatttgaaagtacacatgagaacacacactggtgaaaaaccttttatctgttcaatctgtggtaaaggttttgcacaaagttcatgtttggacAAACACAGAACAATGCATACTGGagaaaaaaaatttatttgttcaatctgtagtaaaggttttgttctaagtaacaaattgaaaacgcacatgagaacacacactggtgaaaaaccattttcCTGTTcattctgtggtaaaggttttacagtaagtcaatatttgaaagtacacttgagaacacacactggtgaaaaacgttttatctgttcaatatgtGGCAAATGTTTTGCAAGAAGTTCATGTTTGGAAAAACACAgaacaatacacactggagagaaatcttttatctgttcaatctgtagtaaacgTTTTGGACAAAGTAACCATTTGAacgtgcacatgagaacacacactggtgaaaaacctttttcctgttcaatctgtggtaaaggttttacagaaagtcaacatttgaaaagacacaagagaacacacaccggtgaaaaacctttttcctgttcaatctgcaacagaagcttttgtgaacgatcaaaccttgtagcacacaggagaacacacacaggagagaaagtgttgagttgcagtgtgtgtggtgaaagattctcttataagtaccagtgtaagaaacacaagtgtgctggtgagaacagcagcagcaaatga